One part of the Thermanaeromonas sp. C210 genome encodes these proteins:
- the dsrO gene encoding sulfate reduction electron transfer complex DsrMKJOP subunit DsrO, whose translation MRTGRRSFLKIGAVGGLGLVLLPAVKGFAGSGEPRDSARAGSTAGRKWAMVVDMQKCWERGKGCRDCILACHRTHNVPEIPDPEEEVKWVWTERFEHAFPEQAHEYLAEHLRDNPFLVLCNHCENPPCVRVCPTKATFKRDDGLVMMDYHRCLGCRYCMAACPYGARSFNFRDPRPYLRELNPAFPTREKGVVEKCNFCAERLEEGLLPACVEGCPAKALVFGDLDDPGSEVRRILAGSYTIVRKPELGTRPKVYYVINPGAGNSGGR comes from the coding sequence ATGAGGACCGGCAGGCGGAGCTTTTTGAAAATCGGCGCGGTGGGTGGATTAGGCCTGGTACTGCTCCCGGCCGTTAAAGGGTTCGCCGGTAGCGGGGAACCCCGGGATTCGGCGAGGGCCGGATCTACGGCGGGTAGGAAATGGGCCATGGTCGTTGACATGCAGAAGTGCTGGGAGCGGGGGAAGGGATGCCGGGACTGCATTCTGGCGTGCCACCGCACCCACAACGTGCCGGAGATTCCTGACCCCGAGGAAGAGGTCAAGTGGGTGTGGACCGAAAGGTTTGAACATGCCTTTCCAGAGCAGGCCCACGAGTACCTTGCTGAACACCTGAGGGATAACCCCTTCCTGGTTCTGTGCAACCATTGCGAAAACCCGCCCTGCGTGAGGGTGTGTCCCACTAAGGCCACCTTCAAGCGCGACGACGGACTGGTTATGATGGACTACCACCGGTGCCTGGGCTGCCGGTATTGCATGGCGGCCTGCCCGTATGGCGCCCGAAGCTTCAACTTTCGCGACCCACGCCCGTATCTCCGGGAATTGAATCCGGCCTTTCCTACCAGGGAAAAGGGTGTGGTGGAGAAATGCAATTTCTGTGCCGAAAGGCTGGAAGAGGGCCTGCTGCCTGCCTGTGTGGAAGGGTGCCCGGCGAAGGCCCTGGTCTTCGGCGACCTGGACGATCCGGGCTCTGAAGTGAGGCGGATACTCGCCGGCAGCTATACCATAGTGCGGAAACCCGAACTGGGTACGAGGCCTAAAGTCTACTATGTGATTAATCCCGGTGCAGGGAACAGCGGAGGACGATAA
- a CDS encoding M48 family metallopeptidase, translating to MVKAQFVWGILLGAVLILSALYLLFLFLPAPVPALVGQYFSPAELERARRYQQTVRLLGLAAYLTKAGLLWWLWWSGQGASMARLVLKWSGHRYCLALALFFGGIWLLLRLAELPFTFSSGFVVQHRWGFSTQGLLSWWLDYLKGSGLDLLFSGIGTLLLFWSTARWPTGWWAAAGLFLAAWMVIETMLWPVFVAPLFNRFEPVADGPIKDMVVRLAGRAGMEVEEVLVMDASRRTTKANAYFAGLGGTKRIVLYDTLLKNYPPEEIEAVVAHEIAHWARGHIVRSLVWGIAGGFALFGALYAVLRISAPGEALRGGPYAPHILIIIWLFFHLLSFLALPVQNSLSRQLEREADRVALELTGNIPAMVQLHVDLARCNLQDVAPAPFVEWLTYSHPAPWRRIEAALKAW from the coding sequence TTGGTCAAAGCCCAGTTCGTGTGGGGAATCTTGTTGGGAGCGGTGTTAATACTGTCGGCCCTCTATCTTTTATTTCTCTTTTTACCGGCGCCCGTGCCGGCCCTGGTGGGTCAATATTTCAGTCCGGCCGAACTGGAGCGGGCCCGCCGGTACCAGCAGACGGTGCGCCTCCTCGGCCTGGCCGCCTATCTAACCAAGGCCGGGCTGCTATGGTGGCTCTGGTGGAGCGGCCAGGGGGCCTCCATGGCGCGGCTCGTGTTAAAGTGGTCCGGCCACCGGTACTGCCTGGCCCTCGCCCTCTTCTTTGGGGGGATTTGGCTTTTACTCAGGCTGGCCGAACTCCCCTTTACCTTCAGCAGCGGTTTTGTGGTGCAGCACCGGTGGGGCTTTTCCACGCAAGGGCTTCTTTCCTGGTGGCTGGACTATCTCAAGGGATCTGGGCTGGACTTGCTTTTCTCCGGCATAGGAACTCTCCTATTGTTCTGGTCCACCGCGCGCTGGCCGACGGGCTGGTGGGCGGCTGCGGGACTCTTTCTGGCCGCCTGGATGGTAATCGAAACCATGCTCTGGCCCGTTTTTGTGGCCCCCCTCTTTAACCGCTTTGAACCGGTGGCCGACGGGCCCATCAAAGATATGGTGGTTCGCCTGGCCGGCCGGGCGGGAATGGAGGTGGAGGAGGTGCTGGTGATGGACGCCAGCCGCCGGACTACCAAGGCCAACGCCTATTTTGCCGGCCTGGGCGGAACAAAGCGCATCGTCCTGTACGATACCCTATTAAAGAATTATCCCCCCGAAGAAATCGAGGCCGTGGTGGCCCATGAAATAGCCCACTGGGCGCGGGGTCACATCGTCCGGAGCCTGGTGTGGGGTATTGCGGGCGGTTTTGCTCTGTTTGGGGCTTTATACGCCGTACTGCGGATTTCGGCGCCGGGGGAAGCACTTCGCGGAGGGCCCTATGCCCCCCATATCCTGATTATCATATGGCTTTTCTTCCACCTCCTTTCCTTCCTCGCACTGCCGGTGCAAAATTCCCTTTCCCGACAGCTTGAGAGGGAGGCCGACCGGGTAGCCTTAGAGCTAACCGGTAACATCCCCGCCATGGTTCAACTTCACGTGGACCTGGCCCGCTGTAATCTGCAGGATGTGGCTCCGGCACCCTTTGTGGAGTGGTTGACCTATTCCCATCCCGCCCCCTGGCGCCGTATCGAGGCGGCTCTAAAGGCGTGGTAA
- the alaS gene encoding alanine--tRNA ligase — MTGNEVRKNFLSFFASKGHTVVPSSPLVPHNDPTLLFTNAGMVQFKDVFLGLDRRPYKRATTAQKCVRAGGKHNDLDTVGRTARHHTFFEMLGNFSFGDYFKKEAIEFAWEFLTRVLELPQERLWATVYQDDEEAFKLWQEIAGLPPERIIRMGEKDNFWSMGDTGPCGPCSEIIYDRGPEHSCGAEVCALGVCDCDRWLEIWNLVFMQYDRDAAGNLTPLPRPSIDTGMGLERIASVLQGVESNFDTDLIRPLITAVEKLSGRRYSRGEEGFPFRVIADHARSCAFIIADGVLPGNEGRSYVLRRILRRASRFGMVLGLEEPFLYRLVPVVAEIMSEAYPELAAREGDLMRIIRQEEERFHATLHEGLRVLGGILAGAEKEGRREVTGQEAFVLYDTYGFPLDLTEEIAGERGFSVDREGFARAMEAQRERARAAREEDKGYELEITLGSILGDVKPTVFTGYTSWEEEGVTLALLGEGERVQALEAGEKGWAVFDRTPCYPEGGGQVGDRGEVSWSGGRAAVLDTRRLPAGKILHELEIKSGTLRPGARVRIAVDVERRRATARNHTATHLLHRALKEVLGEHANQAGSLVAPDRLRFDFTHFAPLTEEELKAVEARVNEKILANLAVDTLETSLQEAKAMGAIALFGEKYGERVRVVKIGEYSLELCGGTHVRNTAELGIFRLTGESGIGSGLRRLEAVTGSAALEFLAAERAELERAAALLKVPVNNVSRRVEALLTQVKGLERELASLRSRLASYEVDRLLAEVKEVNGVRVLPARVQVTEAEALREMADLVRAKMGSGVVILGSASNGRVNFVAMASKDVVARGVHAGNLLREVARVAAGGGGGRPDMAQAGGKDPSKLEEALFYSLRVVAQQVASAGSERS, encoded by the coding sequence TTGACCGGGAACGAGGTGCGGAAGAATTTCCTGAGCTTCTTCGCCTCCAAGGGCCATACCGTTGTTCCCAGTTCCCCGCTGGTACCCCACAACGATCCGACGTTACTTTTTACCAACGCCGGTATGGTTCAGTTTAAAGACGTTTTTTTAGGCCTGGACCGGCGTCCTTATAAGCGAGCTACCACCGCCCAGAAGTGTGTGCGGGCGGGGGGAAAACATAACGACCTGGATACCGTTGGACGGACGGCACGCCACCATACCTTTTTCGAGATGCTGGGCAATTTTTCCTTTGGAGATTATTTTAAGAAAGAAGCCATTGAATTTGCCTGGGAGTTCCTTACCCGGGTTCTGGAGCTCCCCCAAGAGCGCCTCTGGGCCACCGTTTACCAGGATGACGAAGAGGCCTTTAAGTTATGGCAGGAGATAGCCGGGCTCCCACCCGAGCGCATCATACGGATGGGAGAAAAGGACAATTTCTGGAGCATGGGGGACACCGGGCCGTGCGGCCCCTGCAGCGAAATTATTTATGATAGGGGTCCGGAGCACTCCTGTGGCGCGGAGGTTTGCGCCCTAGGGGTTTGTGATTGCGACCGCTGGCTGGAAATATGGAACCTCGTTTTTATGCAGTATGACCGCGATGCAGCAGGGAATCTGACACCGCTGCCGCGGCCCAGTATCGATACCGGCATGGGCCTGGAGCGGATAGCTTCGGTGTTGCAGGGGGTGGAGAGCAATTTCGATACCGACCTGATACGCCCCCTGATTACCGCAGTGGAAAAACTAAGCGGTCGACGCTACAGCCGCGGAGAAGAGGGATTTCCCTTTAGGGTTATCGCCGACCACGCACGGTCCTGCGCCTTTATTATTGCCGACGGTGTGCTGCCGGGCAACGAGGGCCGAAGCTATGTGCTTAGGCGGATTTTGCGCCGGGCTTCCCGCTTCGGCATGGTGCTGGGCTTGGAAGAGCCCTTCCTTTACCGCCTGGTTCCCGTGGTGGCCGAAATCATGAGCGAAGCCTACCCGGAATTGGCCGCCCGGGAGGGGGACCTCATGCGTATAATTCGCCAGGAAGAGGAGCGCTTTCACGCCACCCTCCATGAAGGGCTCAGGGTTCTGGGAGGTATTTTGGCCGGCGCCGAGAAGGAAGGCCGCCGGGAGGTCACCGGGCAGGAGGCCTTTGTCCTTTATGATACCTACGGATTTCCCCTCGACCTTACGGAAGAGATAGCAGGGGAGAGGGGCTTTAGCGTTGACCGCGAGGGCTTTGCCAGGGCCATGGAAGCCCAGAGGGAACGGGCGCGGGCGGCCCGGGAAGAAGATAAGGGCTATGAGCTGGAAATAACCCTGGGCAGCATCTTGGGAGATGTGAAGCCCACCGTTTTCACCGGATATACTTCCTGGGAAGAGGAAGGGGTGACCCTGGCCCTCCTCGGAGAAGGGGAGCGCGTACAGGCCCTGGAAGCCGGGGAAAAAGGATGGGCGGTCTTCGACCGCACCCCGTGCTACCCGGAAGGGGGCGGGCAGGTTGGTGACCGGGGCGAGGTATCCTGGAGCGGTGGACGGGCCGCGGTCCTGGACACCCGCCGTCTCCCAGCCGGGAAGATTCTGCATGAATTAGAGATTAAGTCGGGCACCCTGCGGCCGGGAGCCCGGGTACGCATAGCGGTGGATGTAGAGAGAAGAAGGGCTACAGCCCGCAACCATACCGCCACCCACCTGTTGCACCGGGCCCTGAAGGAAGTGCTGGGCGAGCACGCCAATCAGGCCGGCTCCCTGGTGGCCCCCGACCGCCTGCGCTTTGACTTTACCCATTTTGCCCCCCTGACGGAGGAAGAACTGAAGGCGGTAGAAGCCAGGGTGAACGAGAAGATCCTGGCCAACCTGGCCGTGGATACCCTGGAGACGTCCCTCCAGGAAGCCAAGGCCATGGGCGCCATAGCCCTGTTTGGTGAAAAATACGGTGAACGGGTACGGGTAGTAAAAATCGGCGAGTACAGCCTGGAGCTGTGCGGCGGTACCCACGTCCGCAATACCGCTGAGTTGGGTATTTTCCGCTTAACGGGGGAAAGCGGCATAGGTTCCGGCCTCAGGCGGCTGGAGGCGGTCACCGGTTCGGCAGCCTTGGAATTCTTGGCGGCAGAGCGGGCCGAATTGGAAAGGGCGGCCGCCCTTTTAAAGGTCCCGGTTAACAACGTCTCCCGGCGGGTTGAAGCCCTGCTAACCCAGGTAAAGGGCCTGGAAAGGGAACTGGCCTCCCTGCGGAGCCGGCTGGCGTCCTACGAAGTTGATAGGTTGCTGGCCGAGGTTAAAGAGGTAAACGGTGTGCGTGTGTTACCCGCCCGGGTGCAGGTGACGGAAGCCGAAGCCTTGCGCGAAATGGCAGACCTGGTAAGGGCGAAGATGGGGTCGGGTGTTGTCATCCTCGGCTCCGCCAGCAACGGCAGGGTGAATTTCGTGGCCATGGCCAGTAAAGATGTCGTGGCCCGGGGTGTCCATGCCGGGAATTTGTTGCGGGAAGTGGCCCGGGTCGCCGCTGGGGGCGGAGGCGGCCGGCCGGATATGGCCCAGGCGGGAGGAAAGGATCCGAGCAAACTGGAGGAGGCGCTGTTTTACAGCCTGCGAGTAGTGGCCCAGCAAGTGGCCTCGGCCGGGTCCGAAAGGAGTTAG
- the dsrM gene encoding sulfate reduction electron transfer complex DsrMKJOP subunit DsrM, which yields MGVAFSLGVVAVLILAITLAVKVLGLQFLVGAVLPYVAAAVFLGGMAYRLLGWGRSPVPFRIPTTGGQQRSLPWIKPSSLDNPSSTAGVIGRMALEILLFRSLFRNTKAELHEGPHLAYHWEKWLWVGALVFHWSMLLVVIRHLRFFTDPVPSFVYWVDGIDGFLRVGLRALYLTDITFLLGATYLLLRRFFIPQVRYISLPGDYVPLLLLLGIGISGVIMRYFVGVDVAAVKELAMGVLTFRPRIPEGIGVLFYVHWGLACALLAYFPFSKLVHMGGIFLMPTRNLPNDSRARRHVNPWNYPVKVHTYKEYEEEFREKMKLAGIPVEKE from the coding sequence ATGGGAGTAGCCTTTTCGCTGGGGGTCGTTGCGGTTTTAATTCTGGCCATCACCCTGGCCGTGAAAGTACTGGGCCTCCAATTCTTGGTGGGCGCAGTGCTCCCATACGTTGCTGCGGCCGTCTTTCTTGGCGGGATGGCTTATCGCTTGCTGGGGTGGGGGCGGTCGCCCGTTCCCTTCCGGATACCTACCACCGGCGGGCAGCAGCGCTCCCTTCCCTGGATTAAGCCCAGCAGCCTGGATAATCCCTCCAGTACCGCCGGGGTTATAGGCCGCATGGCCCTGGAGATCCTGCTCTTTCGCTCCCTCTTTCGCAACACCAAGGCCGAGCTCCATGAGGGGCCGCATCTGGCCTACCACTGGGAGAAGTGGCTGTGGGTGGGCGCCCTGGTTTTTCACTGGTCCATGCTTTTGGTAGTCATCCGGCACCTGCGGTTCTTTACCGATCCCGTTCCCTCCTTCGTCTACTGGGTGGACGGGATCGATGGGTTCCTCCGGGTGGGACTACGCGCCCTTTATCTTACGGACATAACCTTTCTTTTGGGCGCTACTTACCTCTTGCTCCGCCGCTTCTTCATACCCCAGGTACGGTATATTTCCCTGCCGGGGGATTATGTACCCCTGCTTCTTCTTCTGGGCATTGGTATTTCCGGCGTTATCATGCGCTATTTCGTGGGGGTGGATGTGGCGGCCGTCAAGGAGCTGGCCATGGGAGTGCTGACCTTCCGGCCCCGCATTCCGGAAGGGATCGGGGTTCTCTTCTACGTCCACTGGGGGCTGGCGTGTGCGCTGCTGGCTTACTTTCCCTTCAGCAAGCTGGTGCACATGGGCGGCATTTTCCTCATGCCTACCCGCAACCTGCCTAACGACAGCCGGGCCAGGAGGCACGTGAACCCGTGGAATTATCCCGTGAAGGTCCACACCTATAAAGAGTATGAAGAAGAGTTCCGGGAAAAGATGAAATTGGCGGGCATCCCGGTGGAAAAAGAGTGA
- a CDS encoding RsbRD N-terminal domain-containing protein, with translation MNLHSILTGKRDAILNKWYERVLQTYPAETARFLKEEKDRFANPVGHAIYEGLEGLYGELLRGLQAERVYPWLDKILRIRAVQDFAPSQAVAFAFLLKQVVREEMAAELGEGELPWRELLEFESRVDELAALAFDGYMKCREELFAIRVKEIKNRTSRLLQRANLGVNLFE, from the coding sequence GTGAATCTCCATAGTATTTTAACCGGTAAAAGAGATGCGATTCTAAATAAATGGTATGAGCGGGTCTTGCAGACCTATCCTGCGGAAACCGCCCGGTTTTTAAAAGAAGAAAAGGACCGGTTTGCCAATCCCGTAGGACACGCTATCTACGAGGGACTGGAGGGCCTCTATGGAGAACTGCTCCGGGGTCTGCAAGCGGAGCGGGTCTACCCCTGGCTGGATAAGATCCTTCGAATACGGGCGGTACAGGATTTTGCCCCTTCCCAGGCCGTAGCCTTCGCCTTCCTTTTGAAGCAGGTGGTCCGGGAGGAAATGGCGGCCGAACTGGGAGAAGGAGAACTGCCCTGGAGGGAACTGCTGGAATTCGAGTCCCGGGTCGATGAGCTGGCGGCCCTGGCCTTTGACGGGTACATGAAGTGCCGCGAGGAGCTCTTTGCCATCAGGGTCAAGGAGATAAAAAACCGGACGTCCCGCCTGTTGCAGAGGGCCAATTTAGGTGTAAATCTTTTTGAGTAA
- a CDS encoding ISL3 family transposase, with protein sequence MHKINTFTLEGQENFGKILQTILEAPRDQGDIVLRVTIDPPAVCPACNEGKLHRHGFLKGREKKPKERKVRHAFLYGRWVILSWVPVRYKCYRCKKTYTLRPPGTNAWARFTKLGVQIVVYYAQRMSFTGAAQILNLTPGRVIRIVDKYIQPGLRGDDTQGPVVLTLDELSFSGKDFVCVVGRLAPDKRPLSILEDVRTATIRAYLEGLKEAGVKVEAVVIDMKDSWRKLIKTVFPSAKIIVDPFHVIQDANRRLNEARKVEQEASKENIPRLPLIKAKERLTPRQRETLEKIRNKYPSLYELYQLKEDLRQILKMDRVEEAQAALSRWLINAECAEDAEGRVWARTIKSWRSEILNLVTYTQQGRRYTNGYIEGKNTLIKMLKRLSFGFGNRTHFIKKMFLGCCPQNLIPQLLT encoded by the coding sequence ATGCATAAGATTAACACGTTCACTCTTGAAGGACAAGAGAATTTTGGGAAAATACTACAGACTATTTTAGAAGCACCTCGCGACCAGGGAGATATTGTGTTAAGGGTGACCATAGACCCTCCAGCCGTATGTCCGGCATGCAACGAAGGCAAATTACATAGACATGGCTTTTTAAAGGGAAGGGAGAAGAAGCCCAAAGAAAGGAAAGTTCGTCATGCTTTTTTATACGGGAGGTGGGTTATTCTCTCTTGGGTGCCGGTACGGTATAAGTGTTATCGTTGTAAGAAGACTTATACCCTTCGTCCTCCGGGTACCAACGCCTGGGCCAGATTTACAAAATTAGGGGTGCAGATAGTAGTTTATTATGCCCAGAGGATGAGCTTTACCGGTGCTGCCCAAATATTAAACCTCACTCCTGGTAGGGTTATAAGAATAGTGGACAAGTATATCCAGCCCGGTCTTCGCGGGGATGATACTCAAGGGCCCGTAGTGTTAACCTTAGATGAGCTATCCTTTAGCGGGAAGGATTTTGTATGCGTAGTAGGGAGGTTAGCACCGGACAAGAGACCTTTGAGTATTTTAGAGGACGTGAGAACGGCTACTATAAGGGCTTATCTAGAGGGGCTCAAAGAAGCCGGGGTGAAAGTAGAGGCGGTAGTAATTGATATGAAAGACTCTTGGCGGAAGTTAATCAAAACGGTTTTTCCTTCAGCCAAGATAATAGTAGACCCCTTCCATGTAATTCAGGACGCCAACCGTCGCCTAAATGAAGCCCGGAAAGTAGAACAAGAAGCAAGCAAGGAGAACATACCTCGCCTACCTTTGATTAAGGCTAAGGAGAGACTTACTCCCAGACAACGAGAGACGTTAGAAAAAATTAGAAATAAATACCCGTCCCTCTATGAACTATACCAGCTAAAGGAAGATTTGCGCCAGATCCTAAAGATGGACCGGGTAGAGGAGGCTCAAGCTGCCTTAAGCCGTTGGCTCATAAATGCCGAATGCGCCGAAGATGCAGAAGGACGGGTATGGGCGCGTACTATCAAGTCTTGGAGGTCAGAAATATTAAATTTGGTAACATATACTCAACAAGGTCGGCGGTATACTAATGGCTATATTGAAGGTAAAAACACCTTAATTAAAATGTTAAAACGCTTAAGTTTTGGCTTTGGCAATCGTACCCATTTCATCAAGAAAATGTTTCTGGGATGCTGCCCCCAAAATCTAATCCCACAACTATTGACATAG
- the dsrK gene encoding sulfate reduction electron transfer complex DsrMKJOP subunit DsrK, with protein sequence MASLPEPEELVRINYNPPRRGWMDSPVEFKRGTWLYAAKPRHLEALGLPNPREWSPEEEDWKLPPNWREIVLEGFKERLEKFRSLKLFMDICSRCGACADKCHFFIGTGDPRNMPVLRAELLRSVYRRYFTWSGRMTGKLVGARDLTEGVIKEWFYYFYQCTECRRCSLFCPFGIDTAEITMIGRELLGLLGIYPDWIIAPVANCYRVGNHVGIEPHAFRDMVDFCVDEIENVTGIRVEPTFNRKGAEILFIAPSGDVFADPGIYTFMGYLMLFHEIGLDYTLSTYASEGGNFGLFTSHEVMKRLNAKMYDEARRLGVKWILGGECGHMWRVIHQYMDTMNGPADFLEEPVSPITGTRFENARSTKMVHICEFTADLIRHGKIQLDPSRNDGFKVTFHDSCNPARAMGFFEEPRYILRKVCNHFYEMPENTIREQTFCCGSGGGLNADENMEMRMRGGFPRANAVSYVREKHGVNLLACICAIDRAVLPALMDYWVPGVGVAGVHELVGNALVMKGEAERTTTLRGEPLKGSAEDENT encoded by the coding sequence ATGGCTTCGCTCCCCGAACCGGAGGAACTGGTCAGGATTAATTATAATCCTCCCCGAAGGGGTTGGATGGACAGTCCTGTGGAATTCAAGCGGGGCACCTGGCTCTATGCCGCCAAGCCCCGTCACCTGGAAGCGTTGGGACTGCCCAACCCGAGGGAGTGGTCCCCGGAGGAGGAGGACTGGAAGCTACCGCCAAATTGGCGGGAGATTGTTCTAGAAGGCTTTAAGGAGCGCCTGGAGAAATTCCGGTCCCTGAAGCTGTTCATGGATATATGCAGTCGGTGTGGCGCGTGCGCCGATAAGTGTCATTTCTTTATCGGTACCGGGGATCCGCGAAACATGCCCGTCCTGAGGGCGGAGCTCCTGCGGAGCGTTTACCGGCGCTATTTCACCTGGAGCGGCAGGATGACGGGTAAGTTGGTGGGGGCCCGGGACCTGACGGAAGGGGTTATAAAAGAGTGGTTCTACTATTTTTACCAGTGCACGGAGTGCCGCCGCTGTTCCCTCTTCTGCCCCTTCGGCATCGACACGGCCGAGATCACCATGATAGGCAGGGAGCTCCTGGGCCTGCTGGGCATTTACCCCGACTGGATAATCGCACCCGTGGCCAATTGCTACCGGGTGGGCAACCACGTGGGTATTGAGCCCCATGCCTTCCGGGATATGGTCGACTTCTGTGTGGACGAGATAGAAAACGTGACGGGCATTCGGGTAGAGCCTACTTTCAACCGCAAGGGAGCCGAGATCCTCTTCATAGCTCCTTCGGGCGACGTTTTTGCCGATCCCGGGATTTACACCTTTATGGGCTATCTTATGCTCTTCCACGAAATCGGCCTGGATTATACCCTGAGCACTTATGCCTCTGAAGGAGGCAACTTCGGTCTTTTCACTTCCCATGAGGTAATGAAGAGGCTCAATGCCAAAATGTACGACGAAGCCCGGAGACTGGGGGTGAAATGGATCCTTGGCGGGGAATGCGGCCACATGTGGCGGGTCATTCACCAGTATATGGATACCATGAACGGTCCGGCGGACTTCCTGGAGGAACCCGTCTCTCCTATAACGGGGACCAGGTTTGAGAACGCCCGCTCTACCAAGATGGTCCATATATGTGAGTTCACCGCCGACCTGATCCGCCACGGCAAGATTCAACTGGATCCCAGCCGTAACGATGGGTTCAAAGTTACTTTCCACGATTCCTGCAACCCGGCGCGGGCCATGGGCTTCTTTGAGGAGCCGCGGTATATCCTGCGGAAGGTCTGCAACCATTTCTATGAAATGCCGGAAAACACCATCCGGGAACAGACCTTCTGCTGCGGCAGCGGAGGGGGCTTGAACGCCGATGAGAATATGGAAATGCGCATGCGCGGAGGGTTCCCGCGGGCCAATGCCGTGAGCTACGTCCGGGAAAAGCACGGGGTAAATCTCCTGGCCTGCATATGCGCCATTGACCGGGCCGTATTGCCGGCCTTGATGGATTACTGGGTCCCGGGGGTCGGCGTTGCCGGCGTCCATGAGCTCGTGGGGAACGCCCTGGTCATGAAGGGTGAGGCCGAGCGAACAACCACTCTGCGGGGAGAACCTTTAAAGGGAAGTGCGGAGGATGAAAATACCTGA
- the dsrP gene encoding sulfate reduction electron transfer complex DsrMKJOP subunit DsrP, translated as MLAKALTGSNRYWGWIALLLVVMGVGFLCYFWQLREGLTVTGMSRDVSWGLYIGQFTFLVGVAASAVMLVLPYYLHNVKEFGRITVLGEFLAVAAIIMCLLFVIVDLGKPMRLLNMILYPTPNSLLFWDMVVLNGYLLLNIIIGWHVLEAEYKAVPPPGWLKPLIYLSIPWAVSIHTVTAFLYAGLPGRHYWLTALMAARFLASAFASGPALLILLCYILKKYAGFDPGRAAVQKLAGIVTYAMIVTVFFVGLEFFTAFYSQVPGHGVQSLRYLYTGLEGHGGMVPFMWVFVLLSALALVLLINPATRAREKTLLVACAAVFGALWIEKGLGLVIAGFIPNPFERVSEYVPTLPEVLIALGVWATGLLVLTVLYRIVVAVKKETALGNEG; from the coding sequence ATGCTGGCCAAGGCTCTTACGGGCAGCAACCGCTATTGGGGATGGATAGCTCTACTACTGGTCGTAATGGGTGTAGGGTTCCTCTGCTATTTTTGGCAGCTCAGGGAGGGCCTCACCGTTACGGGCATGAGCAGGGATGTTTCTTGGGGCCTGTATATCGGGCAGTTTACTTTCCTGGTGGGGGTAGCGGCTTCCGCCGTAATGCTGGTGCTGCCCTACTACCTTCACAACGTAAAAGAATTCGGCCGGATCACCGTTTTGGGAGAATTCCTGGCCGTGGCAGCCATCATTATGTGCCTGCTCTTTGTCATAGTGGACCTCGGGAAGCCCATGAGACTTTTAAACATGATATTGTATCCCACACCCAATTCCCTTCTTTTCTGGGACATGGTGGTGCTGAACGGATATCTTCTTCTCAATATTATAATTGGCTGGCATGTTTTAGAAGCCGAATACAAGGCAGTGCCTCCCCCTGGATGGTTGAAGCCCCTGATTTATCTTTCCATACCCTGGGCGGTGAGCATCCATACGGTGACGGCCTTCCTCTATGCCGGTCTTCCCGGAAGGCATTACTGGCTTACCGCCCTGATGGCGGCGCGCTTCCTGGCTTCGGCTTTTGCTTCCGGGCCGGCCCTTCTTATCCTCCTGTGTTACATCCTGAAAAAGTATGCCGGGTTCGACCCGGGTAGGGCTGCCGTGCAGAAACTGGCGGGCATCGTTACTTACGCCATGATCGTTACCGTATTTTTTGTGGGATTGGAGTTTTTCACGGCCTTTTACAGTCAGGTGCCCGGCCACGGTGTACAGAGTCTGCGGTATTTATATACCGGGCTTGAGGGGCACGGGGGAATGGTCCCCTTTATGTGGGTATTTGTCCTCCTTTCGGCCCTGGCCCTTGTTCTCCTTATAAACCCCGCTACCCGCGCCCGGGAAAAGACCCTGCTGGTGGCCTGTGCGGCCGTCTTCGGAGCTCTGTGGATTGAGAAGGGCTTGGGCCTCGTCATAGCCGGCTTTATCCCCAATCCCTTTGAGCGGGTCAGCGAATACGTGCCGACCCTGCCGGAGGTGCTAATCGCCCTGGGGGTATGGGCCACCGGATTGCTGGTCCTCACCGTCCTTTACCGGATAGTTGTGGCCGTCAAGAAAGAAACAGCCTTAGGAAACGAGGGGTAA
- the dsrJ gene encoding sulfate reduction electron transfer complex DsrMKJOP subunit DsrJ, with amino-acid sequence MKIPDIRYIVTGAVVFLVVMTFPFWYNIGKAASAPEVSLDTPRIRQMAEPQCVEPASYMRANHMRLLEEWRERVVRQGERIYVAGDGKEYLMSLQNTCLDCHSNYDEFCARCHDYAGVAPDCWTCHLDFPRESK; translated from the coding sequence ATGAAAATACCTGATATCCGTTACATCGTCACCGGCGCGGTTGTCTTCCTGGTGGTAATGACCTTCCCCTTCTGGTACAACATAGGGAAGGCGGCTTCCGCGCCGGAGGTCAGCCTGGATACTCCCAGAATCCGGCAGATGGCCGAGCCGCAGTGTGTTGAACCCGCTTCTTATATGAGGGCCAACCACATGCGGCTCCTGGAAGAATGGCGCGAACGGGTAGTCCGCCAGGGTGAGAGGATCTATGTGGCGGGCGACGGGAAGGAGTACTTAATGAGCCTGCAGAACACCTGCCTGGACTGCCATTCCAACTATGACGAGTTCTGCGCCCGGTGCCATGACTATGCCGGGGTAGCCCCCGATTGCTGGACGTGCCATCTTGATTTTCCAAGGGAGAGTAAATAA